In the Drosophila virilis strain 15010-1051.87 chromosome 4, Dvir_AGI_RSII-ME, whole genome shotgun sequence genome, GCGGCTCATTGAATCGCATCATCTCTGAGAGCGTGGGATGGTGGCTGCCGCTCAGCTGTtgctggggctgctgctgctgctgctggaccGGCTGCGGCGGTCGGTCAAAGTTGAGGCGATGACGGGCACGATCCAACAGAGATTGACGACGAACTGGATCCGGTATCAGAAAGTTATTGTCCACGTTGTGGCTGCTATTGGACGCTGTCAAGTTCCCACCTTCGGCTACCCAGGGTGCTACCTCGACGGCGCCGGGCTTAGCAACACGAAATGTTAACGGCGAGGCCGGATGCTCCCGCTGATAGCTGCCATTGGGATTCAATGGCTCTAGAAATAGCTCAAGCGAACCCTCGTTGCGGTTCATGAGCTCGTTGCGTGACGTTGCCGCCGAGGCGAACACCGCCAGCTGCTCGTCCTCCAGAAACAGACGAACCGCCTGCTGTTGCTCAAAAAGCGTTACCATTGTGGACACCAGCAACGTGCTGGCGCCCACATGTTCCGCGGACACATGCTCCAAAAATGTGGACTCATTGTAGCCCCATTGCTTGCAATACGGACATCTATAGCTTTGGGGCGGATCATTTAGATATTCGCCGCCAAAATATAGCTCAACATCGGCTGGCGTAAACACACACTTCACCGGATGATCGAACGGATGCTGTACGGTGGTAAAATCATTATCATAACATTCCGCACACATATTAAAGTCCTGGCAGCTCAGGCAGCGATAACAGCGACCCGTAAAGTCCACCTTGCTGCAGCCCTTGCAGACAATGTTCTCATGACGGTTCATCCTactatctgtgtgtgtgtgtgtgtagcgtgtgtgtgtgtttttcttatttatttcatttcttttataaTTGATTAGAGACGATCAGCTTGGCTAAGAACTTATTTACCTGAAACTTACCCGATTGCCCAAATATCAATCGCAATGGAGAAATTGTtcccatatatgtatgcacacacaACGCTTTCACCGGGATACTTCAAATACATACGAAATTACAAAATAGAAGTAGCTCGTAGTAATAAATTGCTTAGGTCTtttaactgattgactgaagAGATTCggaaatgattttttttaaaaaaatatttcatgatAATAAACTCTATGATTGTTGTTCTTAAATACAACATATTTCAACAATTTGAAGgtgttaacaaaaaaacagcCAGAAAAGCGTTAAATAACCATCCC is a window encoding:
- the LOC6634134 gene encoding E3 ubiquitin-protein ligase Kcmf1 isoform X2: MGTISPLRLIFGQSDSRMNRHENIVCKGCSKVDFTGRCYRCLSCQDFNMCAECYDNDFTTVQHPFDHPVKCVFTPADVELYFGGEYLNDPPQSYRCPYCKQWGYNESTFLEHVSAEHVGASTLLVSTMVTLFEQQQAVRLFLEDEQLAVFASAATSRNELMNRNEGSLELFLEPLNPNGSYQREHPASPLTFRVAKPGAVEVAPWVAEGGNLTASNSSHNVDNNFLIPDPVRRQSLLDRARHRLNFDRPPQPVQQQQQQPQQQLSGSHHPTLSEMMRFNEPLPTSRANRPGNFRVVANQSPNQSASGRSINLFGPNATAENMRRAFYPPGEITRTRAQRHRAPRMQMEGFPASGVRQVHVQRLRGGPGPGPATGPGPGQRLVEFSELAHGANELLGQNVASGAVMLRTIEEEEQQQQQPTTESKQLDLERERYLCYPFLSSASSAPCPPEEQITFLAQRAEFVAQLLASVLCEEELTGITSMPEAVDTLKLRNRSNSEFVGAGDSELDLKHTTPC
- the LOC6634134 gene encoding E3 ubiquitin-protein ligase Kcmf1 isoform X1, giving the protein MYLKYPGESVVCAYIYGNNFSIAIDIWAIGNEINKKNTHTRYTHTHTDSRMNRHENIVCKGCSKVDFTGRCYRCLSCQDFNMCAECYDNDFTTVQHPFDHPVKCVFTPADVELYFGGEYLNDPPQSYRCPYCKQWGYNESTFLEHVSAEHVGASTLLVSTMVTLFEQQQAVRLFLEDEQLAVFASAATSRNELMNRNEGSLELFLEPLNPNGSYQREHPASPLTFRVAKPGAVEVAPWVAEGGNLTASNSSHNVDNNFLIPDPVRRQSLLDRARHRLNFDRPPQPVQQQQQQPQQQLSGSHHPTLSEMMRFNEPLPTSRANRPGNFRVVANQSPNQSASGRSINLFGPNATAENMRRAFYPPGEITRTRAQRHRAPRMQMEGFPASGVRQVHVQRLRGGPGPGPATGPGPGQRLVEFSELAHGANELLGQNVASGAVMLRTIEEEEQQQQQPTTESKQLDLERERYLCYPFLSSASSAPCPPEEQITFLAQRAEFVAQLLASVLCEEELTGITSMPEAVDTLKLRNRSNSEFVGAGDSELDLKHTTPC
- the LOC6634134 gene encoding E3 ubiquitin-protein ligase Kcmf1 isoform X3; amino-acid sequence: MNRHENIVCKGCSKVDFTGRCYRCLSCQDFNMCAECYDNDFTTVQHPFDHPVKCVFTPADVELYFGGEYLNDPPQSYRCPYCKQWGYNESTFLEHVSAEHVGASTLLVSTMVTLFEQQQAVRLFLEDEQLAVFASAATSRNELMNRNEGSLELFLEPLNPNGSYQREHPASPLTFRVAKPGAVEVAPWVAEGGNLTASNSSHNVDNNFLIPDPVRRQSLLDRARHRLNFDRPPQPVQQQQQQPQQQLSGSHHPTLSEMMRFNEPLPTSRANRPGNFRVVANQSPNQSASGRSINLFGPNATAENMRRAFYPPGEITRTRAQRHRAPRMQMEGFPASGVRQVHVQRLRGGPGPGPATGPGPGQRLVEFSELAHGANELLGQNVASGAVMLRTIEEEEQQQQQPTTESKQLDLERERYLCYPFLSSASSAPCPPEEQITFLAQRAEFVAQLLASVLCEEELTGITSMPEAVDTLKLRNRSNSEFVGAGDSELDLKHTTPC